In the genome of Lathyrus oleraceus cultivar Zhongwan6 chromosome 4, CAAS_Psat_ZW6_1.0, whole genome shotgun sequence, the window GATTATGTTGTTCCTTCTGGAGAAGGGAGTTAAGCTAGGATTGCCATCACTTCTGTTCAAATTCATCAGGGATTCTATCAGAGAATCTAGAACTGATGGATCCTCCAAGAAAGCCAGAAGCAAGTTCATACCAAATGGCAGGTTAATTTCAGACATTCTAGTGGAGAGTGGCGTGGTAGATGACCTTCTAGTTAGTAGGTTAACAGAAGAGATGGTAAAGGACGTTGGGAAAGTGTTATGGGGAAAGAATATGAAAAGTATGGGTCTCATCTCAAAAATTCGAAGACCATAAATCATTCTGACCAAGGATGATATTTGTGGTACAAGAAATCCAATAGATGACTATCTCATCTTCACCAAAGTGGATCCTCCTCAAGTTCTGATGGCTTATCTGGAAAGCTGTCTCAAAGATGGCATCGACCCATTGGTGGATCCCTTTAATATACCAGAAACCTACCCAGATATCCATGGTAAAAGGAAGAAGGAATTCAGAGATGAAAGGTCCTCTAGAGCtcagaagaagaaaaagataGCTATTTTTCAGAATGAAGATGAGGTGCCTTTAAGTGAGCGCCATAAGGCTATGATTCTGAAGGATACGTCTGGGGTCGTTCAACCCTCAAGAGCTTCCGGTAAGTTTCCTTCTGGTGACACTTCTGATTCTGTTTCTATTCCATCTAGAGTCTTACCACTTATACCTCCATCTCAATCTACCATTTTTGAACCACTTCCATTACTAACACTAGAAATAACTCCACATTTTTCAACACCTTTTATCGAAATACCACCACCACAATCCACTCAAACTGTAGCAACATCTGTCACAAAAACTTCTATAGTGTATGCTTTAGAACAACCTTTGATACCACCTCCATCATATACTCCACAATTACAAACTACACCCATCTCACCACCATCATCAAATGTTTCTGCTCCTCAACCAATTAATCCAAATGTTCCACCACCTCGAACATCTCCTTCCAGAAGTTCCTATGACGAACATGTTTCTGAAGGCACTACTAAAGGAATGTTTGATTTCGAACCAGAAATCACCTCACCAGAATCATCCTCCGTCATTCAATCCTCACATCCCTCCGTCTTTGGTCCTAACTTTGACGAGTCTAGAATCAATCTCACCATTAAATATCCCAAATTCCAAACACCATCCTCTCCTAACCTTGGTAAGATTCTAATGAAGTTTGATTCAGAATCTAAGAGGCGTTTGGAGACAACAATGATTGTTAGTCATTCTTCTGCAAACCCTATTGCAGGTGATTCAGCATGGGAAGCCTATAGAAGCTGGATGAATTTTGAGGTCTCAAAAATGAAGGATCTTGGGTATACTTTGGCAGAAAGCAAATTTCGTTTTGGGTTCGTGCCCTTAATGGAATTGTGGAAGCTTAGGAATTCTTAATTATGCCTTCCTGCACCAAAAGTCAAAAAGGCCTCTCCAGAACCcatggaagaagaagaagaagctcCGACAACAGAACATGCTCAGAACATTGAATATGCTTCTCCAGGACCTTCTATTcctgaacctgaagactctgcTATGGAAGAAGCTCCAAACTAGATCATAGTCTCAGAAGCTTCTGCGTCTCAGCCTATTCCAATTTCTCTTTTGAGAGCCATCGAGTAGATTAAGGCTGATAATGCAAAGGTCAACGAGTGTCTGGATAAGCAAGATCTGATATTTCAGCTTATTATGTCAAGACATCCTCCTCCTCCACCACCTCCTCCCCAGAACCCCTATAATTTATTTACCTTAactttttcacattttttgttTCTTATAAATTGTACTTTGCACTTCCCTTTTGGCATGTTTTTAAATCAATGAAGTTTTTTGTTTCTCTTTATTTATGTTGTCTTTtatctttttgattgatgacaaagggggagaaaacatAACATTCTAAAGAGGGAGAATTAAGagtttattttgatatctaaATTCCTAAGTAAAAACCCAAACATTGTTTAAATGTTTCTGTTAACAAATACTTCGAGAAAAGTTTGTTAAGTGTTTTTGCAGGGTTAACTCTCAAGAATCAGAAGGGTTTGTTAAGCTTCTTTCTCAAGAATAAGAAAGATTCTCAAAGAAGTTTCTGAAGAAAGGTTCTCAAAGAAGTTTCTGAAGAAAGGTCTTCAAAGAAGTTTCTGAAGAAAGGTCCTCAAAGAAGTTTCTAAAGAAAGATCTTTTGAAGGTCTATCAAAAGGATGATGTTATCAATCAGTGTTATGGacaacatcaatcaacttctGAAGTTAAACCAGATTCTGATTAATTATTCATTCTGATTCATTATGgtacttcaaaaggtaaatcaGAAAAGCGTTCTTTCATTATGAGTTTATCTTTATATGACTATACATCTCAtggggagctttgtgcttctgtaagatgtattcttctatgattaccctgtacaaaattgttcatcaaaatacatgttttgtcatcagcaaaaaggggaagattgttagaacaagatttggttatgcatatataccttgagtttgatgataacaatgttgtatttgtgtgagaataattttgatacactaatggtttgttattgtgtatCTTTAGCAAATAGTTTTGATTTTGATCATATGATGTTCAACATCATTAGTTTCTGAACTTTGCGTTCCAAATTCGCTTATGTGTTgcaattagaagttctgaaagatgtcAATATTGCTactgcaatgttctttctgcttctgtaTTATCTCATCCATCATAAGCTTTTGAGGAGACTCTATATTGTTGTTGCAATACTCTCTCAGTTTCTGCTTCTGGACGTTACTCTGATCAACAAGCTTCtaaagaatggcaagcttctgaagttgcgttatgtagctgaagattttgaagatctcaagacagacgattgaagttatcaaggttctgactgaagattctgaagactttgaagattttgaagacactgaagaactcaagccagactactgatGTTGTCAAGGTTTTGACCCAAcgttctgaagtttctgaatccaactctctacttcttcacttcatgctttaatcatcttttatcagaagccaatgaatctaaagataagatcaaatgggaatgtgatcaaatagtacatagtacaaatcgaacAACCTTTTCACTACCTAATTTCGTGGGCAAGAACTGTATTATtcatcacacatgtcactgaaTATGTGGGCGAAATGACAGTACCTAATTTTGCGGATAACATGGATAAGGTGCAGATGTTCTACAAGCTTGCTAATGCTCAAGGTATTAAGACTTGTCTTATTGGCCAGGCTGTGGCGCCTCCTCTTAAGACCGTTACTCCTACTCTGACCATTTCTCTTCTTTCGACCACAAAGACCGCTATTATTGCCCCCAAGTTCGACCAACTTGTCAGTGGTATGACCATATTAACTCTAGAAGAGACGTCGCCATCTTTTGTCCCAACAAAAAGGGGTCTAGGGTGACGATCGACACTTCCTCCCCGAGGAGGGTTCTCCCAAACATACCCGTATATATATGGATGATGATACATGGGTGACGACTCCCTTCCTGCAAATGCCTAACATTTTCTCCTCCCGACTTGCTTACACTTCTGAGGAATTTGCTACTGTTGTATCGATTGTGGATTTGTCCTTCGTTCGAAACCTCTCTAAGGCTGAAAACATGAAGCTCGTCTATGAGATCACCCATAACATGTAGCATGCATATTTTTTTCTCTCTGGTCGCTACCGGCATAGGAGATATCTTGGAAGGTGGCAATCCCTCAAAGGAAAGGGACACTTGGAAGGTGAATTATGAGGCTATGGAGCAGAGGTGTTTCATTTTTCATAAGGAGTTGGCTAAGCTACAAGAGAAGGTCAAGCTTGTTGGCTCTTTACAAGAGGAGGCGAATACCCATGATTCTCCTTTTACCCTAGCTAGACGGGTAACTGAATTGGAAATTGCTCTTGAGGTAAAAAAGGAAGTGGCGTCAGGAGGCCTCTAGTGTTGCGAATGAAATCACCCATCAGGCGGAAAAGAATTGGAAAACTCTTCAACGGGAGGCTTAGGCTCATGTTGAGGCTCTAAAGGATCTTGAAGACGAGGTTGTCGTTCTGAGGGTGTCGTTTCATGATTCCCTTCAAAAGGCTATATAAGTTGTGTTTGGGTTCCGCGATCAGGTCGTGGAAAAATCGAGGATGTTCTACCCACTACTCATATTCATGTTGAAGAGATAAACCCCTTCAAGACTTCTCCCGAGGGGACTCTAGATGGTAATTCGGCTCCAAACGCTACAACTTGATTAATGttctttttctttgttttatttcatttttccTTATAAAATTTCCCAGGTTTTGTTCCATGGGTGTAATGACAATTAATATTGATAAAAATGCTCAGAGaacattgtttatttgttatattgTACGGACTCTTGCGTCGGTGAAAACTGATGTGATCGTCGTGTGGCTCATAATTGTAGTTTGATCGCCGCCCACGTTCTTCGAATGTATTTGCACCCAAACATATTTATTTCTTGACGCACTGTTTAACAATCATATGGAAGATACATCTGATCAGGAGGTAGTTGCTGAAAACAACTGCGCTCTGGATCTAAGTGTTGAGGAGAAGGCATAGTAGAGTTAGAGTGTTCAACATTTTGCGTTATGGCGGTGCGTAACACTATCTACAGAGATCATGACTTCAATCTTAGATAATTTTACACAAGAAGTTCGCTCAACTTTGCTGAGACTTCGTAGCTTTAGTTGCACAAAGAGTTTCATCACGATACAGCAGATATGGCTCGGGGCCATCCCCGTTCATCATTTAGAGGAACTTCATTACCTGGAGAAGGTGCTCTAGTGACAGATCTTTGTCAATAATAGCTATGGACTCACCGTATCTTCGAAGTCATCACGGTAAGTATTGCGTCAGTGACAAATTATTGAGGTAATGAGAGATTAGAATGTTGATTAGGAATTTAGATTTAGGATCATTCGTTCTTTTACTTTGCGTAGTTCTCGCAGGAATCAGAGATCCAAAAATTCGATGAACCATAGTTGAAACGATGATTGATGGGATTGAACACGAAGGGtatttgcatttcatcatgacCATTCTTGATTTGGCGGTCCTCGCAGGTCCCGCACCAGCGAATTAAAGAGCGAACGCGAAATCGTGGAAAACACGGGAATCAGAAGTCGATTCTCACAAACGACGCCACATTTTCGTTGAGAAAGCAGAATTGAATGCAGTAGGTGAATTGAAGATCTTGAACAGCTAATGTTGATCTCCCATGTGACGGTGGCACAGGGTGGACATGCATAGTTAACACTCCAACGCTCATTCAAGATTCAAGATGAGCATAGTAAAAAATAGAAATCAGAAAGTGTATATTGCTTTCCGTGAGAACTGATTTTATACTTCAAATCAAGTTGAATGGAATTGAGATGAATAGGCCTCAACTATTTAGGCATATGACCGGCCCGAAAAAATAGTAATCTAAACAACAAAAACTTCGCAGGATGCAAGATAGGAGATTTGTTCCTCGTCCCCGTCCTAAAGTGCTTGTTCCTCGTTCCCGATCGCCGTCTCTAAGGTGACTTCGAGAATATGTCCTCGAGAATTTGCTCCACCTCCCCAAAAGGCCCATTCTTGGATCTCCAACAAAGCTACAATGTTCTATTAAAAAACTTGCTACATGGATTGAAAGGCTAGAAATCTAAGCAAAATAATTTAATTACTATAATCTCCTAAAGATATTCAATCTAATAATATGCCGTTTTACAAACATCTAATTCTATCCTTGCAACAAATAAATAACTTTAAATGATAATATGATGCAACAAAATAAATATGATTAGAAGTTGTTGTATAAAGTATATCTCTATATAATTTCAAACTATGTGACAATCATTAACACACTCAAAAACTCAGTTAACAAGAAATAAGATTGCATCATGAAATCAATGGTACATTATTTACAGTGAGAAAATAAAGTTACTTGAAGGGGAATTTTCCCCCTACCAACATCCAAGTACACATTCATTTGAATGAGGTGAGAACATAACTAGAACATCATGTACAGATAAAATACATAGAGAACATGACTTGCATACACAAGGCTAAGGGTCTGCCTTACCAGCCACCTGTTCATCACTAGAATCATATTCATCTTCAGTTAGCtcctcatcttcatcatcactgGATTTCTCTTCGGTCGCAGCTCCAATGTCTTCTGGCTTGGCGTATTTCTCGCAGTACTCTGAAAATTGGCAGCAGGAAAAAACATGAGCAAATGTTGAGAAGTTATTGTTTCTGATATACATTCATAGATCATATCTCTGTATCCTACAATTCAGACAATGCCCATGTCTATAGTTTTAGTGTCATCATCAAGCTTGGACACTTGATACGTTGAAACACAATACACGTGACAGGAGAACGAATGGCAAAAATGAAATACAACTTTTCCTATGATAACGAGTGAACTTGAGGGAACAAGGAGTATGTATGATATGATTGAAGTTTATGTTTTGACACCATTAACATCTTATGCATCTAGATAATACCGTATAAGCCTCACTTTTCGGTTTAGGAATGGATGGAATCACAGGAGGAAGTTGCAAAATAGATGTAACAACGATTAAAACGTCAGTTCTGTTGGCAAATAACAACTTGTGATGGTCAAGTATATAATACAGTCAATAGAAGAGCAACAACAATACCTTTAACCCTTTGGTCATAAGTAGGTCGGTCACGCATCATTAACGCCGCAGCTTCTCCATTCAACGGATCCGATGGATTTGGATACAAAAGGAGTTGTGGCAGAAACACCTCAAATACATTGACAAGATCTGGAAAAAAGCAGATTTCGACATATAACAACAATCCAAAAAACATCAAAATGAAAAACATGAATCAAATCCAGTGTCGTTAAATCGCGGCCACTGCTTAAAGGCGCGGCGGATTTTTCGACAGCCGCCATAGTCAATCTGTAAAGGAATGAAATCATATTTCGTCAAAAGGTTTGAAGACAGATCATTACCAAACATGGGGCTCCAGGTCTGATTGATAACATCAAGACAAACCGATCCGGACCTGAAATTATAATCATCCAAGAAAAAGATGATCAAACATCAACTTATTCTTAAAATTAACACGCGAGGTAAATTACTCGAACAAGATTCATACATCTCATCAACATTTGGGTGATAGATCTTATTGATGAAGCCTATGGAAGGAGACTTATAAGGATAAGCATCTGGTAGCTCAACTCTTACTTTCCACACAC includes:
- the LOC127075969 gene encoding ubiquitin-conjugating enzyme E2 5 encodes the protein MSSPSKRREMDLMKLMMSDYKVEMINDGMQEFYVHFHGPNESPYQGGVWKVRVELPDAYPYKSPSIGFINKIYHPNVDEMSGSVCLDVINQTWSPMFDLVNVFEVFLPQLLLYPNPSDPLNGEAAALMMRDRPTYDQRVKEYCEKYAKPEDIGAATEEKSSDDEDEELTEDEYDSSDEQVAGKADP